A window of the Caretta caretta isolate rCarCar2 chromosome 21, rCarCar1.hap1, whole genome shotgun sequence genome harbors these coding sequences:
- the LOC142068319 gene encoding uncharacterized protein LOC142068319: MQSSSAEVTMMESQNRKRAPAWTEREIRDLIAVWGEESVLSELRFSFRNAKTFVKISQGMKDRGHNRDPKQCRVKFKELRQAYQKTREVNGRSGSEPQTCRFYDELLAILGGSATTTPAVLFDSFNGDGGNTEASFGDEEDDDEVVDSSQQASGETGFPDSQELFLTLDLEPVPPEPTQGCFLDPAGGERTSAACVSMITGSSPSQRLVKIRKKKKKRTRDEMFSELMLSSRTDRAQTNVWKQIMSECRKAQNDWEERWRAEESKWRAEDRAEAQMWRQRDERRQDSMLRLLEDQTSMLQCMVELQQRQVEHRLPLQPLCNQPPSSPSSIASTPRCPRTRWGGHRPTSHSTTEDCPKKKKAGIQ, encoded by the exons atgcagagctcatcagcagaggtgaccatgatggagtcccagaatcgcaagagagctccagcatggaccgaacgggagatacgggatctgatcgctgtttggggagaggaatccgtgctatcagaactccgtttcagttttcgaaatgccaaaacctttgtcaaaatctcccagggcatgaaggacagaggccataacagggacccgaagcagtgccgcgtgaaatttaaggagctgaggcaagcctaccagaaaaccagagaggtgaacggccgctccggatcagagccccaaacatgccgcttctatgatgagctgcttgccattttagggggttcagccaccactaccccagccgtgttgtttgactccttcaacggagatggaggcaacacagaagcaagttttggggacgaagaagatgatgatgaggttgtagatagctcacagcaagcaagcggagaaaccggttttcccgacagccaggaactgtttctcaccctggacctggagccagtaccccctgaacccacccaaggctgcttcttggacccggcaggcggagaaaggacctctg ctgcatgtgtttcaatgatcacaggatcttctccttcccagaggctagtgaagattagaaagaaaaaaaaaaaacgcactcgagatgaaatgttctccgagctcatgctgtcctcccgcactgacagagcacagacgaatgtgtggaagcaaataatgtcagagtgcaggaaagcacaaaatgactgggaggagaggtggcgggctgaagagagtaagtggcgggctgaagacagggctgaagctcaaatgtggcggcagcgtgatgagaggaggcaggattcaatgctgaggctgctggaggaccaaaccagtatgctccagtgtatggttgagctgcagcaaaggcaggtggagcacagactgccactacagcccctgtgtaaccaaccgccctcctccccaagttccatagcctccacacccagatgcccaagaacgcggtgggggggccaccggccaaccagccactccaccacagaggattgcccaaaaaaaaagaaggctggcattcaataa